The following are from one region of the Silene latifolia isolate original U9 population chromosome 9, ASM4854445v1, whole genome shotgun sequence genome:
- the LOC141600778 gene encoding protein FAR1-RELATED SEQUENCE 5-like — MDNMQIVEFNNEKDCCEDEPEVGEHEFAEVMQNASEDEFCRIVESEFTPFVGLQFNDIEEAVKFYKMYALACGFDVRRYTTKKWRDGTIKSKLLVCNREGFTYAKKVCKDKEIELFKDTQEGEEIGEKQRRKTKVRRIGCKARIRLLMFNGVLLVDRFHAGHNHELVEVRDREFQKLSRKLYKYHKELIVYNSRIMNSDGITQISVRVTLSAEWSYIFYSYSYSYIVTDLKIGATRTYKMCKEHVNGFENIGASLTDFTNFHRNVKCYINERDGQLFIDRFKSMAETHENFFFDYEVDADGSLIRAIWADGIARRNYSVFGDVVSFDPTYSTNKYDMVFTPFTGIDNHKRSINFAGALLFRENEDYFDWVFKRFLVAMGGKEPEYIITDQDAGIIKSVKNVFNTARHRFCMWHIMNKVPVKYGGTTKDYPEFIKKLNAIIWDDELEPVEFDVRWSEIMKEHVVGKSAWFEEVYLKRRQ; from the exons ATGGACAATATGCAGATTGTCGAGTTCAACAATG AGAAGGATTGTTGTGAGGACGAACCAGAGGTAGGAGAACATGAATTTGCAGAAGTCATGCAAAATGCAAGCGAAGATGAATTTTGTAGGATTGTAGAAAGCGAGTTTACACCATTTGTCGGGCTGCAGTTCAATGACATAGAGGAAGCTGTAAAGTTCTATAAGATGTACGCTCTTGCATGTGGTTTCGATGTGCGTAGATACACGACAAAGAAGTGGCGTGACGGGACCATTAAATCAAAACTTTTAGTTTGTAACCGAGAGGGATTTACATACGCAAAAAAGGTGTGCAAAGACAAAGAGATTGAATTATTTAAGGACacacaagagggggaagaaattgGAGAAAAGCAGCGGAGAAAAACGAAAGTAAGGAGGATTGGGTGCAAAGCGAGGATTAGATTGCTCATGTTCAATGGTGTTTTATTAGTTGACCGATTTCATGCGGGACACAATCATGAACTTGTTGAAGTTAGAGATAGGGAGTTTCAGAAGTTGTCAAGGAAACTGTACAAGTATCACAAGGAGCTCATAGTCTATAACTCGAGG ATTATGAATTCTGATGGAATTACACAAATTTCAGTTAGGGTTACACTTTCAGCAGAGTGGAGTTACATCTTTTACAGTTACAGTTACAGTTACATAGTTACTGAC TTGAAGATAGGTGCTACAAGGACATATAAAATGTGCaaggaacatgttaatgggtTCGAAAATATTGGTGCGAGTTTAACTGATTTCACGAATTTCCATAGAAACGTTAAGTGCTATATTAATGAGagggacggtcaattgttcatagATCGATTTAAAAGCATGGCAGAAACACATGAAAATTTCTTCTTCGATTATGAAGTCGATGCCGATGGAAGCTTGATCAGGGCGATATGGGCGGATGGTATTGCTCGACGAAACTACTCTGTATTTGGTGATGTTGTGTCTTTCGATCCAACATACTCGACAAATAAGTATGACATGGTATTTACACCTTTCACGGGTATTGATAATCACAAGCGTTCAATCAATTTTGCTGGTGCACTTCTTTTCAGGGAGAACGAGGACTATTTTGATTGGGTGTTCAAACGTTTTTTGGTGGCAATGGGTGGGAAGGAACCGGAATATATTATAACCGACCAAGATGCGGGTATTATAAAGTCTGTCAAGAATGTTTTTAATACAGCTAGGCATCGCTtctgcatgtggcatatcatgaacaaggtTCCAGTCAAATACGGGGGTACAACAAAAGATTATCCCGAATTTATAAAGAAGTTAAATGCCATAATCTGGGACGACGAACTTGAACCGGTTGAATTTGACGTTCGTTGGAGCGAGATAATGAAAGAGCATGTCGTTGGTAAATCTGCTTGGTTTGAGGAAGTGTACCTTAAAAGGAGGCAATGA
- the LOC141600779 gene encoding protein FAR-RED IMPAIRED RESPONSE 1-like, whose translation MGSVMRTTQRSESENSFFKKFENNNGTLVKFWMRFESAIDQQRHTQKKSDNDNKHTFPKMKTQCPIERHAARVYTHAVFDEFQEEIKMSTNGLGARGFTEENEIELTKVKDSLRGRVFDVHFRPGTYEATCSCRKFERAGIICRHIIWNYSSNGVQSIPESYVVRRWRKDAVYDASDGKEIIDRKQIEMTKLWSEIHETVGVLRGKDKDDIETLSNLIRDFREKLSPSAEELTKQQEIEQLLGCKANKEITILPPKHAKNKGSGKRILSKKTKVEALLSKPKRMCNNCKQMAHHDKRNCPNPFSEHPQQSIELSSDEYEDEEEDDESSG comes from the exons ATGGGAAGTGTTATGAGGACAACACAAAGATCGGAGAGTGAAAATAGTTTCTTTAAAAAGTTTGAGAACAACAATGGAACATTGGTTAAATTCTGGATGCGCTTTGAAAGTGCAATTGACCAACAAAGACATACCCAGAAGAAATCTGATAATGACAACAAGCACACATTCCCAAAAATGAAAACTCAATGTCCTATTGAGCGCCATGCAGCAAGAGTATACACACATGCCGTATTCGATGAGTTTCAAGAAGAGATAAAAATGTCAACGAATGGACTTGGTGCCAGGGGTTTCACCGAGGAGAATGAAATAGAGCTAACAAAAGTAAAGGATAGCTTAAGAGGAAGAGTTTTTGACGTTCATTTCAGACCAG GAACATATGAGGCAACATGCTCGTGTAGAAAGTTTGAAAGAGCTGGAATAATATGTAGGCACATCATTTGGAATTATTCAAGTAATGGTGTTCAGTCCATACCGGAATCGTACGTGGTTCGAAGATGGAGAAAGGATGCAGTATACGACGCCTCTGATGGAAAGGAAATAATTGATCGAAAACAAATCGAAATGACAAAGTTATGGTCTGAGATACATGAGACTGTTGGAGTACTAAGGGGTAAAGATAAGGATGATATTGAGACCTTGTCCAACTTAATTAGGGATTTCAGAGAGAAGTTGTCACCGTCAGCGGAGGAATTGACAAAGCAGCAAGAAATTGAACAACTACTGGGTTGTAAGGCCAACAAGGAGATAACAATATTGCCTCCCAAACATGCGAAGAACAAAGGGAGTGGCAAAAGGATATTGTCTAAGAAGACAAAAGTCGAAGCATTGTTATCTAAACCAAAACGGATGTGCAATAATTGCAAACAAATGGCACATCACGACAAGAGAAATTGCCCCAACCCGTTTTCGGAACACCCACAACAATCTATTGAATTATCTTCGGATGAATACGAGGATGAGGAAGAGGATGACGAATCTTCTGGGTAG